A portion of the Lolium rigidum isolate FL_2022 chromosome 1, APGP_CSIRO_Lrig_0.1, whole genome shotgun sequence genome contains these proteins:
- the LOC124667381 gene encoding BURP domain-containing protein 11-like isoform X2: MKVDMSQFHKDLKNKPMPSDTQTNKDIKRRLGGKHDKQKVMVSSFKKNLAAGAQNEESLKEISVSYGSKFEEGLKEISVIYGLEGKQDTKKVSMVDLKKIIAAKRQNEEKSNEISVSYGSKLEEDLKEISVSYGSEAEKDLKEISVSYGAEGEKDLKEISVSYGAEGGEDVKEISVSYGQEDKDGLKKILASQGDKAGGGHVHVHTHNHGSRRIADVFFLHDMLRPGTMMTPTIPPTSSLPALLPRHVANSIPFSVKRFPDIVAMFAPASLAIAGEMRWTLDTCEHPRPLPGQKAGCATSIESLAELTASLLGTHDVLAFSADMPLEAAGTSALRARHNVTAARRLSTSLEVVACHDLTYPYAVFYCHTSNPTAAYMVTLETQDGAAPAPVVEALAVCHLDTSQWSPENPFFKLHSVSPGEVAVCHFLSKLSTIWVRSDELGDLRAAE, from the exons ATGAAGGTAGATATGTCACAGTTTCATAAGGATTTAAAGAACAAACCAATGCCATCTGACACACAAACTAATAAAGATATAAAAAGGAGACTAGGAGGTAAGCATGATAAGCAGAAAGTCATGGTTTCAAGTTTTAAAAAGAACCTTGCAGCAGGCGCACAAAATGAAGAAAGCCTAAAAGAAATCTCGGTATCATATGGGTCAAAATTTGAAGAGGGTCTAAAGGAAATCTCGGTAATATATGGGTTAGAAGGAAAGCAAGATACAAAGAAAGTTTCGATGGTAGATTTGAAGAAGATTATAGCAGCAAAACGGCAAAATGAAGAAAAATCAAATGAAATCTCTGTATCATACGGATCTAAACTTgaagaggatctgaaggaaatatCAGTGTCATACGGGTCGGAAGCTGaaaaggatctaaaggaaatatcagtCTCCTATGGGGCAGAGGGTGAAAAGGACCTAAAGGAAATATCAGTCTCCTATGGGGCAGAAGGTGGAGAGGACGTAAAGGAAATATCCGTGTCATATGGGCAAGAAGATAAAGATGGTctaaagaaaatcttggcgtctcAAGGAGACAAAG CTGGGGGAGGGCATGTCCATGTCCACACCCACAACCACGGCAGCAGAAGGATTGCAGATGTTTTCTTCCTCCACGACATGCTGCGGCCAGGGACGATGATGACCCCGACCATCCCGCCGACCAGCTCCCTGCCGGCTCTTCTTCCCCGTCACGTCGCCAACTCCATCCCGTTCTCCGTTAAGCGCTTCCCCGACATCGTCGCCATGTTCGCGCCGGCATCACTCGCGATAGCCGGAGAGATGCGGTGGACGCTTGACACCTGCGAGCACCCACGGCCGCTCCCAGGCCAGAAAGCGGGCTGCGCCACCTCCATTGAGTCCCTCGCCGAGCTCACGGCGTCGCTCCTGGGGACGCACGACGTCCTGGCGTTCTCCGCCGACATGCCCCTGGAGGCCGCCGGCACGTCGGCGCTGCGGGCAAGGCACAACgtgacggcggcgcggaggctcTCGACGTCGCTGGAGGTGGTGGCCTGCCACGACCTGACGTACCCGTACGCGGTCTTCTACTGCCACACATCCAACCCCACCGCGGCGTACATGGTGACGCTGGAGACCCAGGAcggcgcggcgccggcgccggtggtggaggCGCTGGCCGTGTGCCACCTCGACACCTCGCAGTGGAGCCCGGAGAACCCGTTCTTCAAGCTGCACAGCGTCAGCCCAGGGGAGGTCGCCGTGTGCCACTTCCTCAGTAAACTCAGCACCATCTGGGTCCGCTCCGATGAGCTGGGCGACCTACGAGCAGCCGAGTAG
- the LOC124684907 gene encoding probable O-methyltransferase 2, with amino-acid sequence MAAQAPTLQVPKDADLLQAQSDLWRHSLCYMTSTGLRCAIKLGIPTAIHHLGGVTSLPDLITALSIPPAKLPFLRRLMRMLVTTGVFAKADSGSEGTELFRLNALSSLLVDGVDADEHHCQTSFVLAATSSHYLEASLGLADWFKKDFGEGPPPSPFEEVHGAPLLDEKTASICPELDKLVIEGVEAHDNLGIGTIMRECHDLFKGLASLTDCCGGDGTTARAIIKAHPHLKCNVLDLPKVIEKAPAHDVINFVAGDMFHTIPPAQAVMLKLVLLHWDDEDCVKILAQCKKAIPSREEGGKIIIIEVLVNPSLGPIIYESQVLFDVVMMTVTKGGQRDENSWAEIFKKAGFSDYKIVKKLGARAVFEVYP; translated from the exons ATGGCGGCTCAGGCTCCCACCCTCCAGGTTCCCAAGGACGCTGACCTGCTGCAGGCTCAGTCCGACCTGTGGCGCCACAGCCTCTGCTACATGACATCCACGGGCCTCCGGTGCGCCATCAAGCTCGGCATCCCGACCGCCATCCACCACCTCGGCGGTGTCACGTCGCTTCCGGACCTGATTACCGCGCTCTCCATCCCACCGGCTAAGCTGCCGTTCCTCCGCCGCCTCATGCGGATGCTGGTCACCACGGGCGTCTTCGCCAAGGCCGACTCCGGCTCCGAGGGGACGGAGCTCTTCCGCCTCAACGCGCTGTCCAGCCTCCTCGTGGACGGCGTCGACGCCGACGAGCACCACTGCCAGACGTCCTTCGTCCTCGCCGCCACCTCGAGCCACTACCTGGAGGCGTCGCTAGGGCTCGCGGACTGGTTCAAGAAGGACTTCGGGGAGGGGCCACCACCGTCCCCGTTCGAGGAGGTGCATGGCGCGCCGCTCCTGGACGAGAAGACGGCTAGCATCTGCCCGGAGCTCGACAAGCTCGTCATCGAGGGCGTGGAGGCCCACGACAACTTGGGGATCGGCACCATCATGAGGGAGTGCCATGACCTGTTCAAGGGGCTTGCGTCTCTCACCGACTGCTGCGGcggcgacggcacgacggcgaggGCCATCATCAAGGCCCACCCTCACCTCAAGTGCAACGTTCTGGACCTCCCCAAGGTGATCGAGAAAGCCCCGGCTCACGACGTTATTAACTTTGTCGCCGGTGACATGTTTCACACCATCCCACCTGCTCAAGCTGTGATGCTCAAG CTTGTGCTGCTCCACTGGGACGATGAGGATTGCGTGAAGATCCTGGCTCAGTGCAAGAAAGCCATTCCTTCTCGAGAGGAAGGAGGAAAGATTATCATAATAGAAGTACTGGTCAATCCTTCTTTGGGGCCAATAATATACGAATCTCAAGTGCTATTCGATGTGGTCATGATGACTGTTACGAAAGGAGGTCAACGGGACGAAAATAGCTGGGCTGAGATCTTCAAGAAAGCTGGGTTCAGTGACTATAAGATTGTCAAAAAACTTGGAGCTCGGGCTGTGTTTGAGGTCTATCCATGa
- the LOC124667381 gene encoding BURP domain-containing protein 11-like isoform X1, with amino-acid sequence MKVDMSQFHKDLKNKPMPSDTQTNKDIKRRLGGKHDKQKVMVSSFKKNLAAGAQNEESLKEISVSYGSKFEEGLKEISVIYGLEGKQDTKKVSMVDLKKIIAAKRQNEEKSNEISVSYGSKLEEDLKEISVSYGSEAEKDLKEISVSYGAEGEKDLKEISVSYGAEGGEDVKEISVSYGQEDKDGLKKILASQGDKVTAGGGHVHVHTHNHGSRRIADVFFLHDMLRPGTMMTPTIPPTSSLPALLPRHVANSIPFSVKRFPDIVAMFAPASLAIAGEMRWTLDTCEHPRPLPGQKAGCATSIESLAELTASLLGTHDVLAFSADMPLEAAGTSALRARHNVTAARRLSTSLEVVACHDLTYPYAVFYCHTSNPTAAYMVTLETQDGAAPAPVVEALAVCHLDTSQWSPENPFFKLHSVSPGEVAVCHFLSKLSTIWVRSDELGDLRAAE; translated from the exons ATGAAGGTAGATATGTCACAGTTTCATAAGGATTTAAAGAACAAACCAATGCCATCTGACACACAAACTAATAAAGATATAAAAAGGAGACTAGGAGGTAAGCATGATAAGCAGAAAGTCATGGTTTCAAGTTTTAAAAAGAACCTTGCAGCAGGCGCACAAAATGAAGAAAGCCTAAAAGAAATCTCGGTATCATATGGGTCAAAATTTGAAGAGGGTCTAAAGGAAATCTCGGTAATATATGGGTTAGAAGGAAAGCAAGATACAAAGAAAGTTTCGATGGTAGATTTGAAGAAGATTATAGCAGCAAAACGGCAAAATGAAGAAAAATCAAATGAAATCTCTGTATCATACGGATCTAAACTTgaagaggatctgaaggaaatatCAGTGTCATACGGGTCGGAAGCTGaaaaggatctaaaggaaatatcagtCTCCTATGGGGCAGAGGGTGAAAAGGACCTAAAGGAAATATCAGTCTCCTATGGGGCAGAAGGTGGAGAGGACGTAAAGGAAATATCCGTGTCATATGGGCAAGAAGATAAAGATGGTctaaagaaaatcttggcgtctcAAGGAGACAAAG TTACAGCTGGGGGAGGGCATGTCCATGTCCACACCCACAACCACGGCAGCAGAAGGATTGCAGATGTTTTCTTCCTCCACGACATGCTGCGGCCAGGGACGATGATGACCCCGACCATCCCGCCGACCAGCTCCCTGCCGGCTCTTCTTCCCCGTCACGTCGCCAACTCCATCCCGTTCTCCGTTAAGCGCTTCCCCGACATCGTCGCCATGTTCGCGCCGGCATCACTCGCGATAGCCGGAGAGATGCGGTGGACGCTTGACACCTGCGAGCACCCACGGCCGCTCCCAGGCCAGAAAGCGGGCTGCGCCACCTCCATTGAGTCCCTCGCCGAGCTCACGGCGTCGCTCCTGGGGACGCACGACGTCCTGGCGTTCTCCGCCGACATGCCCCTGGAGGCCGCCGGCACGTCGGCGCTGCGGGCAAGGCACAACgtgacggcggcgcggaggctcTCGACGTCGCTGGAGGTGGTGGCCTGCCACGACCTGACGTACCCGTACGCGGTCTTCTACTGCCACACATCCAACCCCACCGCGGCGTACATGGTGACGCTGGAGACCCAGGAcggcgcggcgccggcgccggtggtggaggCGCTGGCCGTGTGCCACCTCGACACCTCGCAGTGGAGCCCGGAGAACCCGTTCTTCAAGCTGCACAGCGTCAGCCCAGGGGAGGTCGCCGTGTGCCACTTCCTCAGTAAACTCAGCACCATCTGGGTCCGCTCCGATGAGCTGGGCGACCTACGAGCAGCCGAGTAG